A portion of the Pseudomonas sp. PSE14 genome contains these proteins:
- the ruvB gene encoding Holliday junction branch migration DNA helicase RuvB, whose protein sequence is MIEADRLISSASSRDREEQFDRAIRPLKLADYVGQPVVREQMELFIQAARGRQEALDHTLIFGPPGLGKTTLANIIAQEMGVSIKSTSGPVLERPGDLAAILTNLEPNDVLFVDEIHRLSPIVEEVLYPAMEDFQLDIMIGEGPAARSIKLDLPPFTLVGATTRAGMLTNPLRDRFGIVQRLEFYGVDDLSSIVARSAGILGLEIEPAGAYEIARRARGTPRIANRLLRRVRDFAEVRGTGHISSDIADKALNLLDVDERGFDHQDRRLLLTMIDKFDGGPVGIDNLAAAISEERHTIEDVLEPYLIQQGYIMRTPRGRVVTRHAYLHFGLNVPKRMGEGATPDMFAPEDSN, encoded by the coding sequence ATGATCGAAGCCGATCGCCTGATTTCCTCAGCTTCCAGTCGCGACCGCGAAGAGCAGTTCGACCGCGCTATCCGCCCGCTCAAGCTGGCGGACTATGTCGGCCAGCCGGTGGTGCGCGAGCAGATGGAGCTGTTCATCCAGGCGGCCCGTGGGCGTCAGGAAGCTCTCGATCACACGCTGATCTTCGGCCCGCCTGGCCTGGGCAAGACCACTCTGGCGAACATCATCGCCCAGGAGATGGGGGTTTCGATCAAGAGCACGTCCGGCCCGGTGCTGGAGCGCCCCGGCGACCTGGCGGCGATTCTGACCAACCTCGAACCGAACGACGTGCTATTCGTCGATGAGATCCATCGCCTCTCGCCCATCGTCGAAGAAGTGCTGTACCCGGCGATGGAAGATTTCCAGCTGGACATCATGATCGGCGAAGGCCCGGCAGCGCGCTCCATCAAGCTCGACCTGCCGCCCTTCACCCTTGTAGGGGCAACGACGCGCGCCGGCATGCTGACCAACCCGCTGCGTGACCGGTTCGGTATCGTCCAGCGTCTCGAGTTCTACGGTGTAGATGACCTGTCCAGCATCGTCGCTCGCTCGGCGGGGATACTCGGCCTTGAGATCGAGCCGGCGGGAGCCTACGAGATCGCCCGTCGCGCCCGCGGCACGCCGCGGATCGCCAACCGCCTGCTGCGCCGTGTTCGGGACTTCGCCGAGGTGCGTGGCACCGGACATATCAGCAGCGACATCGCTGATAAGGCGCTGAACCTGCTGGACGTTGACGAGCGTGGTTTCGATCATCAGGATCGCCGCCTGCTGCTGACCATGATCGACAAGTTCGACGGTGGGCCGGTGGGTATCGACAACCTGGCGGCGGCCATCAGTGAAGAAAGACACACGATTGAAGACGTGCTGGAGCCCTATCTGATCCAGCAAGGCTATATCATGCGCACTCCACGGGGCCGTGTAGTAACCCGGCATGCATACCTGCATTTCGGCCTGAACGTGCCGAAGCGGATGGGGGAGGGGGCGACACCGGATATGTTTGCCCCTGAAGATAGTAATTAA
- the ybgC gene encoding tol-pal system-associated acyl-CoA thioesterase: MRAQHGGQPFQQRFRVYYEDTDAGGIVYYVNYLKFMERARTERLRDLGFAQSQLAGENLLFVVHSAEARYHAPARLDDELLVSAEVEELNRASLKFRQQVRRASDSTLLCEGRFLVACVRADNLKPRAIPDVLRAAFAGSPDTLSAGD; the protein is encoded by the coding sequence ATGCGCGCACAACACGGGGGTCAGCCGTTCCAGCAGCGGTTTCGGGTCTATTACGAAGACACCGATGCCGGCGGCATCGTCTACTACGTCAACTACCTCAAGTTCATGGAGCGGGCTCGTACCGAGCGGCTGCGTGACCTGGGCTTTGCCCAGTCGCAGCTGGCGGGAGAGAACCTGCTTTTCGTCGTTCATTCGGCAGAGGCGCGCTACCACGCGCCGGCTCGCCTGGATGACGAGCTGCTTGTCAGCGCCGAAGTGGAGGAGTTGAACCGCGCGAGCCTGAAGTTTCGTCAACAGGTGAGGCGGGCGTCGGATTCGACCTTGCTCTGCGAGGGGCGATTCCTGGTGGCGTGCGTGCGGGCGGACAACCTGAAACCCCGCGCTATCCCAGATGTGTTGCGCGCGGCATTTGCCGGCAGTCCGGACACCCTTTCAGCAGGAGATTAA
- the tolR gene encoding protein TolR — MARVRHKRKPVAEMNVVPYIDVMLVLLVIFMVTAPMLNQGVKVDLPKVSSEALPQDNDSRVLTISIKADKTYYWNMGSEVDPDQGKGSQTAVSLDQLVSAASGIMAENSRQGKKVQVFVRGDKAVDYGSVMAVMGGLQKAGVGNVGLITEAPGT; from the coding sequence ATGGCAAGAGTTCGTCACAAGCGCAAGCCGGTCGCCGAAATGAACGTGGTGCCTTACATCGACGTGATGTTGGTACTGCTGGTCATTTTCATGGTGACCGCGCCGATGCTCAACCAGGGGGTCAAGGTCGACCTGCCCAAGGTTTCCAGCGAAGCGCTGCCGCAGGATAACGATTCCCGCGTGCTCACCATCTCCATCAAGGCCGACAAGACCTACTACTGGAACATGGGCTCGGAAGTGGACCCGGATCAGGGCAAGGGCAGCCAGACTGCGGTTTCCCTCGACCAACTGGTCAGTGCCGCCTCCGGCATCATGGCCGAGAACAGCCGCCAGGGTAAGAAAGTCCAGGTCTTCGTCCGGGGTGACAAGGCCGTCGACTATGGTTCGGTCATGGCCGTCATGGGTGGCCTGCAGAAAGCCGGGGTCGGCAACGTCGGTCTGATTACCGAGGCGCCGGGGACTTGA
- the ruvC gene encoding crossover junction endodeoxyribonuclease RuvC, translating into MTLILGIDPGSRITGFGVVRDTGRGCEYVASGCIRTGNGELFERLQIVFRGVREVIQTYKPTMMGIEQVFMARNADSALKLGQARGAAIVAAAEEGLQIAEYTASQVKQAIAGTGGADKQQVQMMVMHLLKLTQKPQIDASDALAIALCHAHTRQSLVPHGLLGARRRGGRLRL; encoded by the coding sequence ATGACCCTGATTCTCGGTATCGACCCAGGTTCGCGGATTACCGGCTTCGGCGTGGTGCGCGACACCGGCCGCGGCTGCGAATACGTGGCCTCGGGTTGCATCCGCACCGGCAATGGCGAGCTTTTCGAGCGCCTGCAGATCGTCTTCCGCGGCGTGCGCGAGGTTATCCAGACGTACAAGCCGACCATGATGGGCATCGAGCAGGTGTTCATGGCGCGCAATGCCGACTCGGCGCTGAAGCTCGGTCAGGCGCGTGGCGCGGCCATAGTCGCGGCGGCGGAAGAGGGGCTGCAGATCGCCGAGTACACAGCCAGCCAGGTCAAGCAGGCCATCGCCGGCACCGGCGGTGCGGATAAGCAACAGGTGCAGATGATGGTGATGCATCTGCTCAAGCTGACGCAGAAGCCGCAGATCGATGCCTCCGACGCCCTGGCCATCGCGCTGTGCCATGCGCACACCCGGCAGAGCCTGGTGCCGCACGGCCTGTTGGGCGCTCGCCGACGTGGCGGCCGCCTGCGCCTGTGA
- the aspS gene encoding aspartate--tRNA ligase: MMRSHYCGQLNESLDGQVVTLCGWVHRRRDHGGVIFLDVRDREGLAQVVFDPDRVETFAKADRVRSEYVVKITGKVRLRPEGARNANMASGAIEVLGHELEVLNQAETPPFPLDEYSDVGEETRLRYRFIDLRRPEMAAKLKLRARITSSIRRYLDENGFLDVETPILGRPTPEGARDYLVPSRTYPGHFFALPQSPQLFKQLLMVAGFDRYYQIAKCFRDEDLRADRQPEFTQIDIETSFLEESDIIEITEKMVRQLFKEVLNVEFDEFPHMPFEEAMRRYGSDKPDLRIPLELVDVADQLKEVEFKVFSGPANDPKGRVAALRVPGAASMPRSQIDDYTKFVGIYGAKGLAYIKVNERAKGVEGLQSPIVKFIPEANLNVILDRVGAVDGDIVFFGADKAKIVCDALGALRIKVGHDLKLLTKEWAPMWVVDFPMFEENDDGSLTSLHHPFTAPKCTPEELEANPANKLSRAYDMVLNGTELGGGSIRIHDKAMQQAVFRVLGIDDAEQEEKFGFLLDALKYGAPPHGGLAFGLDRLVMLMTGAASIREVIAFPKTQSAGDVMTQAPGTVDGKALRELHIRLREQQKAAE; the protein is encoded by the coding sequence ATGATGCGCAGCCACTATTGCGGCCAATTGAACGAGAGCCTGGACGGTCAGGTAGTCACTCTTTGCGGTTGGGTACATCGCCGCCGCGACCACGGCGGGGTGATCTTCCTCGACGTGCGTGATCGTGAAGGTCTGGCCCAGGTGGTGTTCGACCCGGATCGCGTCGAGACCTTCGCCAAGGCCGACCGCGTGCGCAGCGAGTACGTGGTGAAGATCACCGGCAAGGTGCGCCTGCGCCCCGAAGGCGCGCGCAACGCCAACATGGCTTCCGGCGCAATCGAAGTGCTGGGTCATGAACTGGAAGTGCTGAACCAGGCCGAGACTCCGCCGTTCCCGCTGGACGAATACTCCGACGTGGGCGAGGAAACCCGCCTGCGCTACCGCTTCATCGACCTGCGTCGCCCGGAGATGGCCGCCAAGCTGAAGCTGCGCGCGCGCATCACCAGCAGCATCCGCCGCTACCTGGACGAGAACGGCTTCCTCGACGTGGAAACCCCGATCCTCGGTCGTCCGACCCCGGAAGGCGCGCGTGACTATCTGGTGCCGAGCCGCACCTACCCGGGCCACTTCTTCGCCCTGCCGCAGTCGCCCCAGCTGTTCAAGCAGCTGCTGATGGTGGCCGGCTTCGACCGTTACTACCAGATCGCCAAATGCTTCCGCGACGAAGACCTGCGTGCCGACCGCCAGCCGGAATTCACCCAGATCGACATCGAGACCAGCTTCCTGGAAGAAAGCGACATCATCGAGATCACCGAGAAGATGGTTCGCCAGCTGTTCAAGGAAGTGCTGAACGTCGAGTTTGACGAATTCCCGCACATGCCCTTCGAAGAAGCCATGCGCCGTTACGGTTCGGACAAGCCGGACCTGCGCATCCCGCTGGAACTGGTCGACGTTGCCGATCAGCTGAAGGAAGTGGAGTTCAAGGTCTTCTCCGGTCCGGCGAACGATCCGAAGGGCCGCGTTGCCGCCCTGCGCGTACCGGGCGCTGCCTCCATGCCGCGCAGCCAGATCGACGACTACACCAAGTTCGTCGGCATCTACGGTGCCAAGGGCCTGGCCTACATCAAGGTCAACGAGCGCGCCAAGGGCGTGGAAGGCCTGCAGTCTCCGATCGTCAAGTTCATCCCGGAAGCCAACCTGAACGTGATCCTCGATCGCGTCGGCGCGGTTGACGGCGACATCGTGTTCTTCGGCGCCGACAAGGCCAAGATCGTCTGCGACGCCCTGGGCGCGCTGCGCATCAAGGTCGGCCATGACCTCAAGCTGCTCACCAAGGAGTGGGCGCCGATGTGGGTCGTGGACTTCCCGATGTTCGAAGAGAACGACGATGGCAGCCTGACGTCCCTGCACCACCCGTTCACCGCGCCCAAGTGCACTCCGGAAGAGCTCGAGGCCAATCCGGCCAACAAGCTGTCCCGTGCCTACGACATGGTGCTCAACGGCACCGAACTGGGCGGCGGCTCCATCCGCATCCACGACAAGGCCATGCAGCAGGCGGTGTTCCGCGTGCTGGGCATCGATGATGCGGAACAGGAAGAGAAGTTCGGCTTCCTCCTCGACGCCCTCAAGTACGGTGCACCGCCCCACGGCGGCTTGGCCTTCGGCCTGGACCGCCTGGTGATGCTGATGACCGGTGCGGCGTCGATCCGCGAAGTCATCGCCTTCCCGAAAACCCAGAGCGCGGGCGACGTCATGACCCAGGCGCCGGGTACCGTGGACGGCAAGGCGCTGCGCGAGCTGCACATCCGTCTGCGCGAGCAGCAGAAGGCCGCCGAGTAA
- the tolA gene encoding cell envelope integrity protein TolA, with product MMHQLERSPSESYFWPIVLAVALHVLIFAMLFVSWAMTPELPPSRPIVQATLYQLKSKSQATQQTNQKIAGEAKKTSSRQYEQEQLEQKKAEQQAIAAAKAEEQKKADAAQKAAEAKKEAEAKKADEAKKAADAAAAKKEAEAKAAAEKQQADIAKKKAEEEAKKQAAEDAKKKAAEEAKKKAAEDAKKKAAADEAKKKAAAVEAAKKKAAAAAARKAQEDKKAQALAELLSDDTQRQQALADEQGNEVAGSLDDLIVKLVSEQWNRPPSARNGMSVEVLIQMLPDGTITNASVTRSSGDKPFDASAVAAVRNVGRIPEMQQLDRATFDQLYRQRRIVFKPEDLSL from the coding sequence TTGATGCACCAGCTCGAGCGCTCTCCTTCGGAAAGCTACTTCTGGCCGATCGTTCTGGCCGTAGCGCTGCACGTCCTGATCTTCGCCATGCTCTTCGTCAGCTGGGCCATGACGCCTGAACTGCCGCCTTCGCGGCCGATCGTTCAGGCCACCCTGTACCAGCTGAAGTCCAAGAGCCAGGCGACCCAGCAGACCAACCAGAAGATTGCCGGCGAAGCCAAGAAGACCTCGTCTCGGCAGTACGAGCAGGAGCAGCTCGAGCAGAAGAAGGCCGAACAGCAGGCTATCGCAGCGGCCAAGGCCGAGGAACAAAAGAAGGCCGACGCTGCTCAAAAGGCGGCTGAAGCCAAGAAAGAGGCTGAAGCCAAGAAGGCGGATGAGGCCAAGAAGGCCGCCGATGCTGCCGCGGCCAAGAAAGAAGCTGAGGCCAAGGCTGCTGCCGAGAAGCAGCAGGCCGACATTGCCAAGAAGAAGGCCGAGGAAGAAGCCAAGAAGCAAGCCGCTGAGGACGCCAAGAAAAAGGCGGCGGAAGAGGCCAAGAAGAAGGCTGCCGAGGACGCGAAGAAGAAAGCCGCTGCTGACGAGGCCAAGAAGAAGGCCGCCGCGGTCGAGGCTGCCAAGAAGAAGGCAGCTGCGGCTGCCGCTCGCAAGGCGCAGGAAGACAAGAAGGCTCAGGCTCTGGCCGAGCTGCTGTCGGACGATACGCAGCGACAACAGGCTTTGGCTGACGAGCAAGGTAACGAGGTCGCTGGTAGCCTTGACGACTTGATCGTGAAACTGGTGAGCGAGCAGTGGAACCGCCCGCCATCGGCACGTAACGGAATGAGCGTAGAGGTGCTGATCCAGATGCTGCCGGATGGCACCATCACCAACGCCAGCGTGACCCGCTCGAGTGGCGACAAGCCGTTCGATGCTTCCGCGGTGGCGGCGGTGCGGAACGTCGGCCGGATTCCCGAGATGCAACAACTGGATCGTGCGACCTTTGATCAGCTCTACCGTCAGCGCCGCATCGTCTTCAAACCGGAGGATTTAAGTCTGTGA
- the pal gene encoding peptidoglycan-associated lipoprotein Pal, with translation MEMLKFGKFAVIALAMAVAVGCSSKKGDATGEGANGGVDPNAGYGANSGAVDGSLSDEAALRAITTFYFEYDSSDLKPEAMRALDVHAKDLKGSGQRVVLEGHTDERGTREYNMALGERRAKAVQRYLVLQGVSPAQLELVSYGKERPVATGHDEQSWAQNRRVELKK, from the coding sequence ATGGAAATGCTGAAATTCGGCAAATTTGCCGTTATCGCCCTCGCCATGGCCGTAGCCGTAGGTTGCTCGTCCAAGAAAGGCGATGCTACTGGTGAAGGCGCCAATGGCGGCGTTGACCCGAACGCTGGCTACGGCGCCAACAGCGGTGCCGTTGACGGCTCCCTGAGCGACGAAGCCGCTCTGCGCGCTATCACCACCTTCTACTTCGAGTACGACAGCTCCGACCTGAAGCCGGAAGCCATGCGCGCTCTGGACGTACACGCCAAGGACCTGAAAGGTTCCGGCCAGCGCGTTGTCCTGGAAGGTCACACTGACGAGCGCGGCACCCGCGAGTACAACATGGCTCTGGGCGAGCGTCGTGCCAAGGCCGTTCAGCGCTACCTGGTACTGCAGGGCGTTTCCCCGGCTCAGCTGGAACTGGTTTCCTACGGTAAAGAGCGTCCGGTTGCCACTGGCCACGACGAGCAGTCCTGGGCCCAGAACCGTCGCGTTGAGCTGAAGAAGTAA
- the tolB gene encoding Tol-Pal system beta propeller repeat protein TolB — protein sequence MSTLIRFALFALALVAGVAQAADPLVISSGRDSAVPIAVVPFGWQGGNVLPEDMSNIIGNDLRNSGYFEPIPRQNMISQPAQPSEVIYRDWQALGAQYVLIGNIVPAGGRLQIQYGLFNVATQQQVLTGSVGGTTDQLRDMSHYIADQSFEKLTGIKGAFSTKLLYVTAERFSVDNTRYTLQRSDYDGARPVTLLQSREPILSPRFSPDGRRIAYVSFEQKRPRIFMQYVDTGRREQISNFEGLNGAPAFSPDGNRLAFVLSRDGNPEIYVMDLGSRQLRRLTNNQAIDTEPFWGADGSTLYFTSDRGGKPQIYKMNVNSGATDRVTFIGNYNANPKLSADEKTLVMVHRQDGFTNFQIAAQDLQRGNLRVLSNTTLDDSPTVAPNGTMLIYATRQQDRGVLMLVSINGRVRLPIPTAQGDVREPSWSPYLN from the coding sequence GTGAGTACCCTGATTCGCTTCGCGCTGTTCGCCCTGGCCCTGGTGGCCGGCGTCGCGCAGGCCGCCGACCCGCTGGTGATTTCCAGCGGTCGCGATTCGGCCGTCCCGATTGCCGTGGTTCCGTTCGGCTGGCAGGGCGGCAACGTCCTGCCCGAGGACATGTCCAACATCATCGGCAACGACCTGCGCAATTCCGGATACTTCGAGCCGATTCCGCGGCAGAACATGATCAGCCAGCCGGCCCAGCCCAGCGAAGTGATCTACCGCGACTGGCAGGCACTGGGTGCCCAGTACGTGCTGATCGGCAACATCGTGCCGGCGGGTGGCCGCCTGCAGATCCAGTACGGCCTGTTCAACGTGGCGACCCAGCAGCAGGTCCTGACCGGCAGCGTGGGCGGCACCACCGACCAGTTGCGCGACATGTCGCACTACATCGCCGACCAGTCCTTCGAGAAGCTCACCGGCATCAAGGGCGCGTTTTCCACCAAGCTGCTCTACGTGACTGCCGAGCGCTTCTCCGTGGACAACACCCGCTACACCCTGCAGCGCTCCGACTATGACGGTGCGCGCCCGGTGACTCTGCTGCAGTCCCGCGAGCCGATCCTCTCGCCGCGCTTCTCGCCCGATGGCCGCCGCATTGCCTATGTCTCCTTCGAGCAGAAGCGTCCGCGCATCTTCATGCAGTACGTCGACACTGGCCGTCGCGAGCAGATATCCAACTTCGAGGGCCTCAACGGCGCCCCGGCCTTCTCGCCGGATGGCAACCGCCTGGCCTTCGTGCTGTCGCGCGATGGCAACCCGGAGATCTACGTGATGGACCTGGGCAGCCGCCAGCTGCGTCGCCTGACCAACAACCAGGCGATCGACACCGAACCCTTCTGGGGCGCGGACGGTTCGACCCTGTACTTCACCTCCGACCGTGGCGGCAAGCCGCAGATCTACAAGATGAACGTCAACTCGGGCGCTACCGATCGCGTGACTTTCATTGGCAACTACAACGCCAACCCGAAACTTTCCGCGGATGAGAAGACGCTGGTAATGGTTCACCGCCAGGATGGTTTCACCAACTTCCAGATCGCGGCCCAAGACCTTCAGCGCGGCAATCTGCGCGTGCTTTCCAACACCACGCTGGACGACTCGCCCACTGTTGCGCCCAATGGCACGATGCTAATATACGCCACCCGCCAGCAGGACCGGGGCGTGCTGATGCTCGTCAGCATCAATGGACGCGTTCGGTTGCCAATTCCCACCGCTCAGGGCGATGTTCGCGAGCCTTCCTGGTCCCCTTACCTGAACTGA
- the tolQ gene encoding protein TolQ translates to MEPNVVDHTSMWSLISNASIVVQLVMLTLVAASVTSWIMIFQRSNMMRSAKKALETFEERFWSGIDLSKLYRQAGSNPDPDSGVEQIFRAGFKEFSRLRQQAGVDPDAVMEGVSRAMRVAISREEEKLETSLPFLATVGSTSPYIGLFGTVWGIMNSFRGLAQVQQATLATVAPGIAEALIATAIGLFAAIPAVIAYNRFSARSETLIGRYYTFADEFQAILHRKVHTSDD, encoded by the coding sequence GTGGAACCGAACGTCGTCGACCATACTTCCATGTGGAGCTTGATCAGTAACGCCAGCATCGTGGTACAGCTGGTCATGCTGACCCTGGTGGCCGCCTCGGTCACTTCGTGGATCATGATTTTCCAGCGCAGCAACATGATGCGCTCGGCCAAGAAGGCCCTGGAAACCTTCGAAGAGCGCTTCTGGTCGGGTATCGACCTGTCCAAGCTCTACCGCCAGGCCGGCAGCAACCCTGACCCGGATTCGGGCGTCGAGCAGATCTTCCGTGCCGGCTTCAAGGAATTCTCCCGTCTGCGCCAGCAGGCCGGCGTCGATCCGGATGCGGTGATGGAAGGCGTTTCCCGCGCCATGCGCGTCGCCATCTCCCGCGAGGAAGAGAAGCTGGAAACCAGCCTGCCGTTCCTCGCCACCGTCGGTTCCACCAGCCCGTACATCGGTCTGTTCGGCACCGTGTGGGGCATCATGAACTCCTTCCGCGGCCTGGCCCAGGTGCAGCAGGCAACCCTCGCCACCGTGGCGCCGGGCATTGCCGAAGCGCTGATTGCCACCGCCATCGGCCTGTTCGCGGCCATCCCCGCGGTCATCGCCTACAACCGTTTCTCCGCTCGCTCGGAAACCCTGATCGGCCGTTACTACACCTTCGCCGACGAGTTCCAGGCCATCCTGCACCGCAAAGTGCACACCAGCGACGATTGA
- the ybgF gene encoding tol-pal system protein YbgF: MPMRLRFLTLIACGLPLMAAAAVPVQDGNDGGYASQPPSGYGTAGAEGAYAGGGMTSQPVSGQAQLFMQLQQMQDEMSRLRGMLEEQQNQIQQMKQENLERYQDLDSRISSGAGAGAAGAAQQNSPAAGAAAGAVAGAGAAAAAQQQPAAASNEPGDPAKEKLYYDAAFDLIKAKDFDKASQAFGAFLRKYPNSQYAGNAQYWLGEVNLAKGDLQGAGQAFARVSQAYPSSAKVPDSLYKLADVERRLGNTDKARGILQQVIAQYPGSSAAQLSQRDLKNLK, translated from the coding sequence ATGCCGATGCGCCTGCGTTTTCTGACCTTGATCGCATGCGGCCTGCCCCTGATGGCGGCGGCCGCGGTTCCGGTACAGGACGGCAATGATGGCGGTTACGCCAGTCAGCCGCCCTCGGGTTATGGCACCGCAGGCGCTGAGGGCGCCTATGCCGGAGGCGGGATGACTAGTCAGCCCGTCTCCGGACAGGCACAGCTGTTCATGCAGCTGCAGCAGATGCAGGACGAAATGTCCCGTCTGCGCGGCATGCTCGAAGAGCAGCAAAACCAGATCCAACAGATGAAGCAGGAAAACCTGGAGCGCTACCAGGACCTCGACAGCCGCATTTCCAGCGGTGCGGGTGCCGGCGCGGCCGGTGCTGCTCAACAGAATTCTCCCGCTGCCGGCGCCGCTGCCGGAGCTGTCGCGGGTGCCGGCGCAGCCGCCGCTGCACAACAGCAGCCCGCTGCCGCCAGCAACGAGCCGGGTGACCCGGCAAAGGAAAAACTCTACTACGACGCCGCCTTCGACCTGATCAAGGCCAAGGACTTCGACAAGGCCAGCCAGGCCTTCGGCGCTTTCCTGCGCAAGTACCCCAACAGCCAGTACGCCGGTAACGCGCAATACTGGTTGGGCGAGGTGAACCTCGCCAAGGGCGACCTGCAGGGCGCTGGCCAGGCCTTCGCCCGCGTCAGCCAAGCCTATCCGAGCAGCGCCAAGGTGCCGGACTCGCTGTACAAGCTGGCCGACGTCGAGCGTCGTCTGGGCAACACCGACAAGGCACGTGGCATCCTGCAGCAGGTGATCGCCCAATACCCGGGCAGCTCCGCCGCACAGCTGTCCCAGCGCGATCTGAAGAACCTCAAGTAA
- a CDS encoding YebC/PmpR family DNA-binding transcriptional regulator — protein sequence MAGHSKWANIKHRKERQDAKKGKIFTKLIRELTVAAKQGGGVPADNPRLRLAVDKALTANMTRDTIDRAIQRGVGSSEADNMAELTYEGYAPSGVAIIVEAMTDNRNRTAAEVRHAFSKCGGNLGTDGSVAYMFERKGQISYAPGVNEEALMDAALEAGADDVVVNDDGSIDVFTSFADFISVNEALTEAGFKGEEAEITMIPSTTATLDLETAQKVLKLIDMLEDLDDVQNVYSNADIPDEVMAQLG from the coding sequence ATGGCGGGTCATTCTAAATGGGCCAACATCAAACACCGCAAGGAACGTCAGGACGCCAAGAAGGGCAAGATCTTCACCAAGCTCATTCGTGAGCTGACCGTCGCTGCCAAGCAGGGCGGCGGGGTCCCGGCGGACAACCCACGTCTGCGCCTGGCCGTGGACAAGGCGCTGACCGCCAACATGACCCGCGACACCATTGATCGCGCCATCCAGCGCGGCGTGGGCTCCAGCGAAGCGGACAACATGGCCGAGCTGACCTATGAAGGTTACGCGCCCAGCGGCGTGGCGATCATCGTTGAAGCCATGACCGACAACCGCAACCGCACCGCGGCCGAAGTGCGCCATGCCTTCAGCAAGTGCGGGGGCAACCTGGGCACTGACGGTTCCGTTGCCTACATGTTCGAGCGCAAGGGCCAGATCAGCTATGCACCTGGCGTGAATGAAGAAGCCCTGATGGATGCCGCGCTGGAAGCCGGCGCCGACGATGTGGTGGTCAACGACGACGGTTCCATCGACGTGTTCACCAGCTTCGCCGACTTCATCTCGGTCAACGAAGCGTTGACCGAAGCCGGCTTCAAGGGTGAGGAAGCGGAGATCACCATGATCCCCTCGACCACCGCGACCCTGGATCTGGAAACCGCGCAGAAGGTCCTCAAGCTGATCGACATGCTGGAAGACCTGGACGACGTGCAGAACGTCTACTCCAACGCGGACATCCCGGACGAGGTGATGGCCCAACTGGGCTGA
- the ruvA gene encoding Holliday junction branch migration protein RuvA, with protein sequence MIGRLRGTLAEKQPPHLIVDVNGVGYELEVPMTTLYRLPGIGEAVTLHTHLVVREDAHLLYGFAEKRERELFRELIRLNGVGPKLALALMSGLEVDELVRCVQAQDTSTLVKIPGVGKKTAERLLVELKDRFKAWENIPSIAPLVVEPKLVAAVSSAESDAVSALIALGFKPQEASRAVAAVQEEGLSSEELIRRSLKGMV encoded by the coding sequence GTGATTGGACGCCTGCGTGGCACCCTGGCGGAAAAACAGCCGCCGCACCTGATCGTCGATGTGAATGGGGTGGGCTACGAGCTCGAAGTGCCGATGACCACGCTCTATCGCCTGCCCGGCATCGGCGAGGCGGTGACGCTGCATACGCACCTGGTGGTGCGTGAAGACGCTCACCTGCTCTATGGCTTCGCCGAGAAGCGCGAGCGCGAGCTGTTCCGCGAGCTGATCCGCCTTAACGGGGTGGGGCCGAAACTTGCTCTTGCACTGATGTCGGGTCTGGAAGTCGACGAACTGGTACGCTGCGTCCAGGCGCAGGATACTTCCACCCTGGTGAAGATCCCGGGGGTGGGCAAGAAGACCGCTGAGCGCCTGCTGGTTGAGCTCAAGGATCGTTTCAAGGCGTGGGAAAATATTCCGTCGATCGCGCCGCTGGTGGTGGAACCCAAACTGGTCGCCGCAGTCTCAAGCGCCGAATCCGATGCAGTCAGTGCCCTGATCGCCCTGGGCTTCAAACCCCAGGAGGCGAGCCGCGCTGTAGCCGCCGTGCAGGAAGAAGGCTTGTCCAGCGAAGAACTCATCCGCCGTTCCCTCAAGGGCATGGTCTAG
- a CDS encoding zinc ribbon domain-containing protein yields MPIYEYQCQSCAHQLEAIQKFSDAPLVDCPACKAPELKKMLSAPGFRLGGGGWYETDFKTGAKKNLASGDTPAACPATGCGGGGCSASE; encoded by the coding sequence ATGCCGATTTACGAATACCAGTGCCAATCCTGTGCACATCAGCTGGAAGCCATTCAGAAGTTCAGCGATGCGCCGTTGGTCGATTGTCCGGCCTGCAAGGCTCCCGAATTGAAGAAGATGTTGTCGGCGCCAGGCTTCCGCCTGGGCGGCGGCGGTTGGTACGAGACCGACTTCAAGACCGGTGCGAAGAAAAACCTGGCCTCCGGCGATACTCCTGCGGCCTGTCCGGCCACCGGTTGCGGTGGTGGCGGCTGCTCCGCCAGCGAATGA